GATGGCGCGAGCCAGTTCCTGGGCCAGGGATTCGTCGAACCAGCGGCGATTGGCGATACCGGTCAGACCATCGGTGCGCGACATGGCGAGAACTGTGGCGTGGGCCTCGGCAAGCTGGCGCTCGGACTGCACGAACTGCTCCACCAATTCGGTCAGCAGGGTCTGGTTGATCCGCTGGTCGGCCAGTTGCGCCTGCTGTTCCAGCACCTTGGAGACCAGCGCTCCGACCGAATGACCGATGGCGCTCTCGATCTCGAAGTCAATTCCGTCCAGCTTGGGCATGACCGCTCCTCAAGTCGGGCAAGTGGCGGCATCGGCGATGCCGTCGATGCCGATGTCATCCATCTTTTGCAGCCTATGGATGGCGGCTTCGATGTCCTCGGCCCGATAGAGGATGGAGCCGTGCTGGGGCGCGACCATGGCCGCGCCGATGGTCTTGATCACAGACATGGCATGATGGAGTTGCTTGTTGCCGGGCATGATTCGCCGGTGAAAGCTGTGCATGCCGCTCCACGGACAGGGCGTGCCGATATCTTCGCAGGGCTCGTCCGGCCGCTCGGGCCATGCCACCTCACAGCCCAGACACTTCTTGTCGAAGTCGGCGAACAGCCGCCAGTTGCTGAAGGCCCCGGCACTGCCGAACAGATCGCTGGTGAACAAGATGTCGCTGGTCTCATCATAGGTGATGAAGCTACCCGCTGAATGGGCGTAGGGCGTGCGGAAGAACCGCAGAACCCGCCCGGATCGCAGAGTCAATGCCCGCTCCATACGGTCGATGCACAACAGCGGGGAATGGACGGAATAGTGCCGGATGAACGGGTTGTTCTCGGCATGGGAAATGATCTTCAGATCGGCCGAGTCGATGAGGCTTTCCAGATTAGGGATCGAGCCGCATAGGTCTGGATCGTAATGCTGGTAGATCAGATGGCTGATCTGTTTGGGCGACACCCCTGTCTGCAGCACCTTGCGCATCACTGTGCTAAAATCCGGGCGCGAGCCGCCGTCGATCAGGATCGCTTCATCGCCATCGACGATCAGATAGGGGTTGCACTGCAAGCGGCCTTCCAGATCAGCAAACCCGACCCAAAAGATGCCGTCGGCCAACTTCACTGGCCGGTCATAGTCGATGTTTTGGTCCAGGATGCCCATGCTCGTCGATGCCTCAAACATATCCTTACAGAGCCGTAATTATTAGGCAGATCACGACAAAAGTCATGCATCTTTCAGCAACTCAGCCATGGACGGCCTTGGCAAGGCGAACCCCTACCTTGCGGTACTGCAAGCCCCCACTTCAAGACACACATGAATTGCCCGTTACGTTCGTTACATAGGGCCAAGACCCAAGTGAATTAATTAAAGCCAATGGATTGATGATTCGCTTGAGCAGCTGCAGAAGGAGGCTGCGATGGTGACTGCGATGTGACAGGATATTACTGGCCTTCGGATACCCA
This region of Alphaproteobacteria bacterium genomic DNA includes:
- a CDS encoding MBL fold metallo-hydrolase; translated protein: MGILDQNIDYDRPVKLADGIFWVGFADLEGRLQCNPYLIVDGDEAILIDGGSRPDFSTVMRKVLQTGVSPKQISHLIYQHYDPDLCGSIPNLESLIDSADLKIISHAENNPFIRHYSVHSPLLCIDRMERALTLRSGRVLRFFRTPYAHSAGSFITYDETSDILFTSDLFGSAGAFSNWRLFADFDKKCLGCEVAWPERPDEPCEDIGTPCPWSGMHSFHRRIMPGNKQLHHAMSVIKTIGAAMVAPQHGSILYRAEDIEAAIHRLQKMDDIGIDGIADAATCPT